A single Acropora palmata chromosome 5, jaAcrPala1.3, whole genome shotgun sequence DNA region contains:
- the LOC141880964 gene encoding fibroblast growth factor receptor 2-like isoform X1 has protein sequence MEGKAFSLVLAMIMAFPGLFSLSSTVTTKQGKNVTLRCGALAKGGVWYQTTWFNGTQKLITVGRRSPSKYTQRLVSVVDSKSIRIYKVNRYDHGTYSCRALYVVAGRPAPVTEDVDLNVKARPIIGGTTSQDLNLTQTKEAGNLLIDCIVSGYPKANVTWTKDNRELPNERFIVQDNSSLLVMKASLEDSGTYACVAKNEFGTDRREFTVTVFEPPTIFGKNKFHANVGETANLVCETRGYPEPDITWSWKDEPGNTFTINKDKAIKGYSVTTSQSNVGSRSLLKIEKVTTESWTTYSCVAVNALGEDSYDVTLSGKTPPQSPKIVDVETSVSKATVRWKFGDDGGLELISLALQYKEVSETEWQEIQIKPPDRDKYTITDLESNTNYGFRILATNILGSSPPSAIFLSKTGKSEPTVEAQSSKGFLGLPRNMTLLIGGVGGAFLIILIGIIGVMCFVRKLHKRQSPASTPANSRPTSQQDQPELSSKRFVLPSQLLPNNHHVPNIPLPQQPELPQGAEATAIHNSPWEFPRNRVDLQMVLGSGAFGLVMKGHAQGIKGCVGKMYVAVKIVKESDSETARRDLLAELELLKLIDPHPNVIGLLGCCTRQDPLMVIVEFCAFGDLQSYLRHCRGIEDKYYQDLYRVPIEKLGSRDLLSFAIQTARGMAHLAGMKVVHRDLAARNVLIDENKVCKVADFGFARDIYVEDHYTRKTQGGRFPIKWMAMESLLDGVSTTKSDVWSFGVVLWEIVTLGASPYPGMNSQEVINFLQDCYRMDKPKHCSDELYVLMLDCWQVSPQRRPTFIELSQHLTKLFSDDREYIDMRMYENHLYINFDRTSGTISSKSKSGSGTRQESIM, from the exons ATGGAGGGAAAAGCATTTTCGTTAGTTCTTGCGATGATAATGGCCTTTCCAG GTTTGTTCTCTTTGTCATCGACGGTCACAACTAAACAAGGGAAGAATGTCACTCTACGTTGCGGTGCCCTAGCCAAAGGCGGAGTCTGGTACCAAACGACCTGGTTTAATGGGACTCAAAAACTGATAACTGTCGGTCGCCGGTCACCTTCAAAATACACTCAACGGCTCGTTTCTGTCGTTGATAGCAAGTCCATACGTATTTACAAAGTCAACCGCTATGATCACGGGACTTATTCTTGCAGAGCGCTTTACGTTGTAGCTGGTCGACCCGCACCTGTTACCGAAGATGTAGATCTTAACGTTAAAG CTCGGCCCATCATCGGAGGAACGACTTCGCAGGATCTCAACCTAACTCAAACCAAAGAAGCTGGCAACCTTCTCATCGATTGTATCGTTAGCGGCTATCCGAAAGCTAACGTGACATGGACAAAGGACAATAGAGAGCTTCCAAACGAAAGGTTCATTGTACAAGATAACAGTTCTCTGCTCGTCATGAAAGCTTCGTTAGAGGACAGTGGAACCTATGCCTGTGTGGCTAAAAACGAGTTCGGAACGGATCGCAGAGAGTTTACTGTGACAGTCTTTG AACCTCCGACAatatttggaaaaaataagTTTCACGCAAATGTTGGGGAAACAGCCAACTTAGTATGCGAAACTCGTGGATATCCGGAACCGGACATCACGTGGTCGTGGAAAGACGAGCCTGGAAACACTTTCACTATCAACAAGGACAAGGCTATCAAAGGATATAGCGTGACAACGTCACAAAGTAACGTAGGGAGTCGAAGCCTGCTTAAAATCGAGAAGGTCACGACAGAATCTTGGACGACCTATTCTTGTGTCGCAGTGAATGCCTTAGGCGAGGATAGTTATGACGTAACACTTTCAGGGAAAA CTCCGCCACAGAGCCCTAAAATAGTTGACGTCGAGACCAGCGTATCAAAGGCAACTGTCAGGTGGAAATTTGGAGATGATGGAGGATTGGAGCTGATCTCGTTAGCACTTCAATACAAAGAGGTATCTGAAACGGAATGGCAAGAAATTCAGATCAAACCACCCGACCGAGACAAGTACACCATAACGGACCTAGAGTCGAATACGAACTACGGGTTCCGTATCCTGGCAACGAACATTCTGGGCTCAAGTCCCCCGAGTGCAATTTTTCTGAGCAAAACTGGAAAATCCG AACCCACCGTTGAAGCTCAGTCTAGCAAAGGGTTTCTGGGTTTGCCCCGTAATATGACTTTGTTGATTGGAGGAGTTGGTGGCGCATTTCTCATCATTCTGATAGGAATAATCGGTGTCATGTGCTTCGTTAGAAAACTACACAAACGCCAAAGCCCAGCGAGTACTCCGGCGAACAGCCGACCGACCAGTCAACAGGACCAACCCGAATTAAGTTCG AAACGTTTCGTTCTTCCGTCGCAGCTGTTGCCCAATAACCATCACGTTCCCAACATACCACTCCCGCAGCAACCGGAATTGCCCCAAGGAGCTGAAGCCACTGCGATACATAACAGCCCCTGGGAATTCCCGCGTAACCGCGTGGATTTACAAATGGTCTTGGGATCTGGTGCGTTCGGACTGGTCATGAAAGGTCATGCGCAAGGTATCAAGGGATGTGTTGGCAAAATGTACGTGGCTGTCAAAATCGTGAAAG AAAGCGATAGTGAAACGGCCAGAAGAGATCTACTGGCGGAGTTAGAGTTACTCAAGTTGATTGATCCTCATCCAAATGTAATTGGACTGTTGGGCTGTTGCACAAGACAAG ACCCTCTAATGGTGATTGTGGAATTTTGCGCCTTCGGTGACCTTCAAAGCTATCTCCGCCACTGTCGAGGGATAGAGGACAAATACTATCAAGACTTATATAGAGTACCAATTGAAAAGCTGGGTTCAAGGGACTTGTTGTCGTTTGCGATCCAAACTGCCAGAGGAATGGCCCATCTTGCTGGAATGAAGGTGGTTCACAGGGATCTCGCTGCAAGGAATGTGTTAATAGACGAAAACAAAGTCTGCAAAGTCGCCGATTTTGGCTTTGCTAGGGACATTTATGTGGAAGATCATTATACACGAAAAACACAG GGAGGTCGATTTCCAATCAAGTGGATGGCAATGGAATCCCTGTTAGATGGAGTCTCCACAACAAAAAGTGATGT gTGGTCCTTTGGAGTTGTTCTCTGGGAGATTGTGACATTAG GTGCATCGCCGTATCCAGGGATGAATTCCCAAGAAGTAATTAATTTCCTCCAGGATTGTTACAGAATGGACAAACCCAAGCATTGCTCTGATGAATT GTACGTTCTCATGTTGGACTGTTGGCAAGTGTCGCCACAGAGGAGACCAACTTTCATAGAGCTGTCTCAGCACCTCACTAAATTGTTCAGTGATGATAGA GAATACATCGATATGCGAATGTATGAGAACCATCTCTACATCAACTTCGACCGGACATCAGGAACAATATCATCGAAATCGAAATCTGGAAGCGGGACACGTCAAGAATCAATCATGTAA
- the LOC141880964 gene encoding fibroblast growth factor receptor 2-like isoform X3, producing the protein MEGKAFSLVLAMIMAFPGLFSLSSTVTTKQGKNVTLRCGALAKGGVWYQTTWFNGTQKLITVGRRSPSKYTQRLVSVVDSKSIRIYKVNRYDHGTYSCRALYVVAGRPAPVTEDVDLNVKARPIIGGTTSQDLNLTQTKEAGNLLIDCIVSGYPKANVTWTKDNRELPNERFIVQDNSSLLVMKASLEDSGTYACVAKNEFGTDRREFTVTVFEPPTIFGKNKFHANVGETANLVCETRGYPEPDITWSWKDEPGNTFTINKDKAIKGYSVTTSQSNVGSRSLLKIEKVTTESWTTYSCVAVNALGEDSYDVTLSGKTPPQSPKIVDVETSVSKATVRWKFGDDGGLELISLALQYKEVSETEWQEIQIKPPDRDKYTITDLESNTNYGFRILATNILGSSPPSAIFLSKTGKSEPTVEAQSSKGFLGLPRNMTLLIGGVGGAFLIILIGIIGVMCFVRKLHKRQSPASTPANSRPTSQQDQPELSSKRFVLPSQLLPNNHHVPNIPLPQQPELPQGAEATAIHNSPWEFPRNRVDLQMVLGSGAFGLVMKGHAQGIKGCVGKMYVAVKIVKESDSETARRDLLAELELLKLIDPHPNVIGLLGCCTRQDPLMVIVEFCAFGDLQSYLRHCRGIEDKYYQDLYRVPIEKLGSRDLLSFAIQTARGMAHLAGMKVVHRDLAARNVLIDENKVCKVADFGFARDIYVEDHYTRKTQGGRFPIKWMAMESLLDGVSTTKSDVWSFGVVLWEIVTLGASPYPGMNSQEVINFLQDCYRMDKPKHCSDELYVLMLDCWQVSPQRRPTFIELSQHLTKLFSDDREYIDMKAYEDSSYVNFDGSSATI; encoded by the exons ATGGAGGGAAAAGCATTTTCGTTAGTTCTTGCGATGATAATGGCCTTTCCAG GTTTGTTCTCTTTGTCATCGACGGTCACAACTAAACAAGGGAAGAATGTCACTCTACGTTGCGGTGCCCTAGCCAAAGGCGGAGTCTGGTACCAAACGACCTGGTTTAATGGGACTCAAAAACTGATAACTGTCGGTCGCCGGTCACCTTCAAAATACACTCAACGGCTCGTTTCTGTCGTTGATAGCAAGTCCATACGTATTTACAAAGTCAACCGCTATGATCACGGGACTTATTCTTGCAGAGCGCTTTACGTTGTAGCTGGTCGACCCGCACCTGTTACCGAAGATGTAGATCTTAACGTTAAAG CTCGGCCCATCATCGGAGGAACGACTTCGCAGGATCTCAACCTAACTCAAACCAAAGAAGCTGGCAACCTTCTCATCGATTGTATCGTTAGCGGCTATCCGAAAGCTAACGTGACATGGACAAAGGACAATAGAGAGCTTCCAAACGAAAGGTTCATTGTACAAGATAACAGTTCTCTGCTCGTCATGAAAGCTTCGTTAGAGGACAGTGGAACCTATGCCTGTGTGGCTAAAAACGAGTTCGGAACGGATCGCAGAGAGTTTACTGTGACAGTCTTTG AACCTCCGACAatatttggaaaaaataagTTTCACGCAAATGTTGGGGAAACAGCCAACTTAGTATGCGAAACTCGTGGATATCCGGAACCGGACATCACGTGGTCGTGGAAAGACGAGCCTGGAAACACTTTCACTATCAACAAGGACAAGGCTATCAAAGGATATAGCGTGACAACGTCACAAAGTAACGTAGGGAGTCGAAGCCTGCTTAAAATCGAGAAGGTCACGACAGAATCTTGGACGACCTATTCTTGTGTCGCAGTGAATGCCTTAGGCGAGGATAGTTATGACGTAACACTTTCAGGGAAAA CTCCGCCACAGAGCCCTAAAATAGTTGACGTCGAGACCAGCGTATCAAAGGCAACTGTCAGGTGGAAATTTGGAGATGATGGAGGATTGGAGCTGATCTCGTTAGCACTTCAATACAAAGAGGTATCTGAAACGGAATGGCAAGAAATTCAGATCAAACCACCCGACCGAGACAAGTACACCATAACGGACCTAGAGTCGAATACGAACTACGGGTTCCGTATCCTGGCAACGAACATTCTGGGCTCAAGTCCCCCGAGTGCAATTTTTCTGAGCAAAACTGGAAAATCCG AACCCACCGTTGAAGCTCAGTCTAGCAAAGGGTTTCTGGGTTTGCCCCGTAATATGACTTTGTTGATTGGAGGAGTTGGTGGCGCATTTCTCATCATTCTGATAGGAATAATCGGTGTCATGTGCTTCGTTAGAAAACTACACAAACGCCAAAGCCCAGCGAGTACTCCGGCGAACAGCCGACCGACCAGTCAACAGGACCAACCCGAATTAAGTTCG AAACGTTTCGTTCTTCCGTCGCAGCTGTTGCCCAATAACCATCACGTTCCCAACATACCACTCCCGCAGCAACCGGAATTGCCCCAAGGAGCTGAAGCCACTGCGATACATAACAGCCCCTGGGAATTCCCGCGTAACCGCGTGGATTTACAAATGGTCTTGGGATCTGGTGCGTTCGGACTGGTCATGAAAGGTCATGCGCAAGGTATCAAGGGATGTGTTGGCAAAATGTACGTGGCTGTCAAAATCGTGAAAG AAAGCGATAGTGAAACGGCCAGAAGAGATCTACTGGCGGAGTTAGAGTTACTCAAGTTGATTGATCCTCATCCAAATGTAATTGGACTGTTGGGCTGTTGCACAAGACAAG ACCCTCTAATGGTGATTGTGGAATTTTGCGCCTTCGGTGACCTTCAAAGCTATCTCCGCCACTGTCGAGGGATAGAGGACAAATACTATCAAGACTTATATAGAGTACCAATTGAAAAGCTGGGTTCAAGGGACTTGTTGTCGTTTGCGATCCAAACTGCCAGAGGAATGGCCCATCTTGCTGGAATGAAGGTGGTTCACAGGGATCTCGCTGCAAGGAATGTGTTAATAGACGAAAACAAAGTCTGCAAAGTCGCCGATTTTGGCTTTGCTAGGGACATTTATGTGGAAGATCATTATACACGAAAAACACAG GGAGGTCGATTTCCAATCAAGTGGATGGCAATGGAATCCCTGTTAGATGGAGTCTCCACAACAAAAAGTGATGT gTGGTCCTTTGGAGTTGTTCTCTGGGAGATTGTGACATTAG GTGCATCGCCGTATCCAGGGATGAATTCCCAAGAAGTAATTAATTTCCTCCAGGATTGTTACAGAATGGACAAACCCAAGCATTGCTCTGATGAATT GTACGTTCTCATGTTGGACTGTTGGCAAGTGTCGCCACAGAGGAGACCAACTTTCATAGAGCTGTCTCAGCACCTCACTAAATTGTTCAGTGATGATAGA GAATACATAGACATGAAGGCTTACGAAGACTCTTCTTACGTGAATTTTGACGGCTCGTCGGCCACGATCTAG
- the LOC141880964 gene encoding fibroblast growth factor receptor 2-like isoform X2 — protein sequence MEGKAFSLVLAMIMAFPGLFSLSSTVTTKQGKNVTLRCGALAKGGVWYQTTWFNGTQKLITVGRRSPSKYTQRLVSVVDSKSIRIYKVNRYDHGTYSCRALYVVAGRPAPVTEDVDLNVKARPIIGGTTSQDLNLTQTKEAGNLLIDCIVSGYPKANVTWTKDNRELPNERFIVQDNSSLLVMKASLEDSGTYACVAKNEFGTDRREFTVTVFEPPTIFGKNKFHANVGETANLVCETRGYPEPDITWSWKDEPGNTFTINKDKAIKGYSVTTSQSNVGSRSLLKIEKVTTESWTTYSCVAVNALGEDSYDVTLSGKTPPQSPKIVDVETSVSKATVRWKFGDDGGLELISLALQYKEVSETEWQEIQIKPPDRDKYTITDLESNTNYGFRILATNILGSSPPSAIFLSKTGKSEPTVEAQSSKGFLGLPRNMTLLIGGVGGAFLIILIGIIGVMCFVRKLHKRQSPASTPANSRPTSQQDQPELSSLLPNNHHVPNIPLPQQPELPQGAEATAIHNSPWEFPRNRVDLQMVLGSGAFGLVMKGHAQGIKGCVGKMYVAVKIVKESDSETARRDLLAELELLKLIDPHPNVIGLLGCCTRQDPLMVIVEFCAFGDLQSYLRHCRGIEDKYYQDLYRVPIEKLGSRDLLSFAIQTARGMAHLAGMKVVHRDLAARNVLIDENKVCKVADFGFARDIYVEDHYTRKTQGGRFPIKWMAMESLLDGVSTTKSDVWSFGVVLWEIVTLGASPYPGMNSQEVINFLQDCYRMDKPKHCSDELYVLMLDCWQVSPQRRPTFIELSQHLTKLFSDDREYIDMRMYENHLYINFDRTSGTISSKSKSGSGTRQESIM from the exons ATGGAGGGAAAAGCATTTTCGTTAGTTCTTGCGATGATAATGGCCTTTCCAG GTTTGTTCTCTTTGTCATCGACGGTCACAACTAAACAAGGGAAGAATGTCACTCTACGTTGCGGTGCCCTAGCCAAAGGCGGAGTCTGGTACCAAACGACCTGGTTTAATGGGACTCAAAAACTGATAACTGTCGGTCGCCGGTCACCTTCAAAATACACTCAACGGCTCGTTTCTGTCGTTGATAGCAAGTCCATACGTATTTACAAAGTCAACCGCTATGATCACGGGACTTATTCTTGCAGAGCGCTTTACGTTGTAGCTGGTCGACCCGCACCTGTTACCGAAGATGTAGATCTTAACGTTAAAG CTCGGCCCATCATCGGAGGAACGACTTCGCAGGATCTCAACCTAACTCAAACCAAAGAAGCTGGCAACCTTCTCATCGATTGTATCGTTAGCGGCTATCCGAAAGCTAACGTGACATGGACAAAGGACAATAGAGAGCTTCCAAACGAAAGGTTCATTGTACAAGATAACAGTTCTCTGCTCGTCATGAAAGCTTCGTTAGAGGACAGTGGAACCTATGCCTGTGTGGCTAAAAACGAGTTCGGAACGGATCGCAGAGAGTTTACTGTGACAGTCTTTG AACCTCCGACAatatttggaaaaaataagTTTCACGCAAATGTTGGGGAAACAGCCAACTTAGTATGCGAAACTCGTGGATATCCGGAACCGGACATCACGTGGTCGTGGAAAGACGAGCCTGGAAACACTTTCACTATCAACAAGGACAAGGCTATCAAAGGATATAGCGTGACAACGTCACAAAGTAACGTAGGGAGTCGAAGCCTGCTTAAAATCGAGAAGGTCACGACAGAATCTTGGACGACCTATTCTTGTGTCGCAGTGAATGCCTTAGGCGAGGATAGTTATGACGTAACACTTTCAGGGAAAA CTCCGCCACAGAGCCCTAAAATAGTTGACGTCGAGACCAGCGTATCAAAGGCAACTGTCAGGTGGAAATTTGGAGATGATGGAGGATTGGAGCTGATCTCGTTAGCACTTCAATACAAAGAGGTATCTGAAACGGAATGGCAAGAAATTCAGATCAAACCACCCGACCGAGACAAGTACACCATAACGGACCTAGAGTCGAATACGAACTACGGGTTCCGTATCCTGGCAACGAACATTCTGGGCTCAAGTCCCCCGAGTGCAATTTTTCTGAGCAAAACTGGAAAATCCG AACCCACCGTTGAAGCTCAGTCTAGCAAAGGGTTTCTGGGTTTGCCCCGTAATATGACTTTGTTGATTGGAGGAGTTGGTGGCGCATTTCTCATCATTCTGATAGGAATAATCGGTGTCATGTGCTTCGTTAGAAAACTACACAAACGCCAAAGCCCAGCGAGTACTCCGGCGAACAGCCGACCGACCAGTCAACAGGACCAACCCGAATTAAGTTCG CTGTTGCCCAATAACCATCACGTTCCCAACATACCACTCCCGCAGCAACCGGAATTGCCCCAAGGAGCTGAAGCCACTGCGATACATAACAGCCCCTGGGAATTCCCGCGTAACCGCGTGGATTTACAAATGGTCTTGGGATCTGGTGCGTTCGGACTGGTCATGAAAGGTCATGCGCAAGGTATCAAGGGATGTGTTGGCAAAATGTACGTGGCTGTCAAAATCGTGAAAG AAAGCGATAGTGAAACGGCCAGAAGAGATCTACTGGCGGAGTTAGAGTTACTCAAGTTGATTGATCCTCATCCAAATGTAATTGGACTGTTGGGCTGTTGCACAAGACAAG ACCCTCTAATGGTGATTGTGGAATTTTGCGCCTTCGGTGACCTTCAAAGCTATCTCCGCCACTGTCGAGGGATAGAGGACAAATACTATCAAGACTTATATAGAGTACCAATTGAAAAGCTGGGTTCAAGGGACTTGTTGTCGTTTGCGATCCAAACTGCCAGAGGAATGGCCCATCTTGCTGGAATGAAGGTGGTTCACAGGGATCTCGCTGCAAGGAATGTGTTAATAGACGAAAACAAAGTCTGCAAAGTCGCCGATTTTGGCTTTGCTAGGGACATTTATGTGGAAGATCATTATACACGAAAAACACAG GGAGGTCGATTTCCAATCAAGTGGATGGCAATGGAATCCCTGTTAGATGGAGTCTCCACAACAAAAAGTGATGT gTGGTCCTTTGGAGTTGTTCTCTGGGAGATTGTGACATTAG GTGCATCGCCGTATCCAGGGATGAATTCCCAAGAAGTAATTAATTTCCTCCAGGATTGTTACAGAATGGACAAACCCAAGCATTGCTCTGATGAATT GTACGTTCTCATGTTGGACTGTTGGCAAGTGTCGCCACAGAGGAGACCAACTTTCATAGAGCTGTCTCAGCACCTCACTAAATTGTTCAGTGATGATAGA GAATACATCGATATGCGAATGTATGAGAACCATCTCTACATCAACTTCGACCGGACATCAGGAACAATATCATCGAAATCGAAATCTGGAAGCGGGACACGTCAAGAATCAATCATGTAA